The sequence below is a genomic window from Vespula pensylvanica isolate Volc-1 chromosome 1, ASM1446617v1, whole genome shotgun sequence.
ATGGGTCAAGGTATGCCATTTAGAGCTGGAAGTTTTGATGGCGCAGTGAGTATCTCTGCATTGCAATGGCTATGTAATGCAGATAAAGCTACTCACAATCCTAACAAGAGactatattgttttttctctacACTTTATTCTTGTCTTACAAGATCTGCAAGAGCAGTTCTTCAATTTTATCCGGAGAATAATGAACAAATTGAAATAGTAATGAGACAAGCTACAAAAGCTGGATTTTTTGGCGGTATGGTCGTCGATTTTCCTAATAGtacaaaagcaaaaaagttctttttagTTCTAATGACAGGAGGACCAGCTGCGCTTCCACAAGCTTTAGGtacaaatgaagaaaattcgaatattATCTATACATCGAAAAggtatttttttaacttctaatgtattttttataattcattctttataaaatcaaaaataattctaatttatttccaAAGAGAGCATATTAAAAAAGCAAGAGGCAAACCTTTAAAAAAAAGCAGAGATTGGATtgcagaaaaaaaggaaagacgtAGAAAACAAGGTAAACTAGTCTGTGCAGATTCTAAGTACTCTggcagaagaagaagtggtCGTCTTTGATAAACAagttttttcgaataataccATCGTTCTGTGAGAAAAACTGCtcaaacatatatttacaataatcataataaatcatcagaatgtacatatacattacaGGGTAAGTGTTGTGTTATGTacatattcaaaaaaatatctcatCACGTGATGTGAAATAATGTACAAAGAATtaatacttataataataaattaatttttttcaattttttttcgttaaacttTAAATTTAACTACATaggttatttaataaaaaataaattaatatttgataaaaagataaccATTTTTCTgttaagaataaaatgaatcatTCATCTTGagtttcaataatattatccaaatttataattattatatacttcaCGAAACATATTACGACAGTTCATTTTAACATTAAGTTTTGCACATAGTAAAAACACGCCTGATAATTTTCTATGCAAACTATAAATTTCTTCAGGCGGAGGACACAGTCGGTGATTTAATATAGTCGGAACCAGTGCTTGAATcctaaaatataatgaatcgTAAACTATTAAGTTAATGTAATGTAAATTTAAACTACAGATTATAAATTACCTTTTTGTAACATCTTGTCCACCAAAGTCAAAATATTCTTGATcactttgaaaaatttgtccTAATATCATTACTGTCTCTACATGAGCATTTTCCATAATCTACAATAGaattatgaatttttgttaattttaataaatatttagcaTTTGCAAgttgaaaatttatacattcttttctatatcataaagtatttaaatttagataatattttttgtgaaGACCTTAGTTTCATATCCAGTCAAAAAACCCATATCTCTGGATAAATTCAgaactttttctctatctcctaaACTAGCTGCATTTATAACTTCTATGTATTTATCCATGAATGCTTTCTCGTAACTTCGACATGCTCCGAAGTCCAGCAATACAAgctaaaattacaaaaatatttctttcgtaatataaattttttgttattaatgtttttagTGATAATAGATTATAACACCTGTTTTGTTTCAGGATTATAGAAGAAATTTGACCAATTTGGATCTGTTTGCATATAtcgaaatacaaataattccATCAAACACAAACGCATGATTAATTTGCAAATATATTCTCGTGTTTCTAAATCCATTTCAGCACACTTATCTACAGGTATACCATCCACTAGTTCTGTTGTAAATACCTGATTCGTTGAAAGTTCAtctaaaaattatgatttctAAGATTATGActacttattatataatgattatttattaaataaatttttacctATAACTTTtggtatataataatcattgtaaGGACTCATAagctctttatatttttttgtacattcTGCTTCTCTTTGATAATCCACTTCCCAAGCAAGTTCACGTTGCGCTACTTCAACTAAATTGTCAATAAACATGCCCTCTGGAAACATATTCCACACCtacgaaaatttatatacattaaagattgttaagaaatattaaccttgtttatatttttaatactaccTTCATTATGCCTATCAAGTTTTCAATATCACTTTGGATACCTGCAGCTACACCAGGGTATTGAATTTTGATTGCTACATCTTCTCCAGTTAATAATGTAGCATGATGTACTTGACCTGtgatagataatttttaatattgtctttttatatatcatatatactttGTATATCATACATACCAATGGATGCAGCAGCAAATggtttttcttcaaattttgcTAATTTATTTCGCCAATCGTAACCCAATTCAGAAGAAAGTActttctaaaaatttattaataaatcgcttagaaaacattttgaatatatatatatatatataaatgtatataaacatcGTACCTCAATTTGCCATTTTGGCATAAAATCAGCACTTTGTCTAACTCTTTCAAAAACTTGTTGTAGTTCTGGACTTATAACAGTATTATCTTGGATACTCAATATTTGTCCAATTTTCAAAGCAGCacctttaatatatatgtaatatataataaatagataataccaaaataaaatttttaaaaatatatacattatatacttatctacCTCTTACTTTGCATAATGTTGTGACAATTCTTTCTGCATTAGCTTTAGTAAGAAACATATTATCAACAGTTTcacttattttttgttcttttaaacCTAATGATCTACGTGTATATTCTGCAATTGTTCCAATTCCAAGACCAATACCCAAAGTACCAAAATTAAACATTCTTTGAAGTCTTGTAGAAGGGACTGTTCGCTCTTTTGCATTTGCTGAAagctttatatgtatatagttatatatgatatatatatcatatataaaaagttaaaaatgtattatgtataatactcACAGATTGTTTAGGTTTTACAGATGGTTTAATATGAGGTTTTGTTGAAGCTTTTGAAACATGtacatcattttcttttacttttgttttatcattgaCATTTTGAGAAGAGAGTACATTTTCTGAAACCTGTTTTTTTTCAGCTTTCTCATATTCCAACtctaatttatgtaaaatttccttttcttttctagacAGTTCAATTTTTGGTACAACATTTTCCATTTTGgttattgtttctattttttctttgacagttgcatattttttgtttgcagTAAAAGTATTCTGTAAATTATCTTCCGATACtgtcttttttaaatcaatttttattgatgtatttttttcatcaataGGCATTTCTTTAGGATCTTTTGCTGGATcataaacatataattttgttttatgtacTGTAGGTTTATAGTCATCATCAGCGATGTTTAATGCTTCATTAGTTCTAGTTTTTATATACTGTGTCATGCCTTTTTCAACAAcatttaaacgatttaatgtatttttcaaCTCAACTACCACTTGTTCCTACAATATGGTAATAgtttaaattgtttatacaaaaaacaaatgaaatatatattttaatcattatcataTACCAAACAAATgcattttaatatctatctttttgtataatattagcTGTGAGACTTACAGGAACCTTACTTGGATCTAtgttatttacttttactcCTACATCCCTTAAGCAACTTTTTACTGAGGTTTGTAAACTgcaatgtaaaataatagatttgaTTGTTTCTTcctgatattttataatttcatttgttaCTTTTTGAGATCCTTTAAGCACACTAACTAAATCAGAAATCCAAGATCGAGACATccctaaaatataataaatgatataaaatagtagtcaacattttatgtaaattcatatctcaatattatttttgttattatataaaactatgttagtattattagttttaaaagaaagttataagtattaagtttatttaaatcatGAAAAGAGGTTCTatgaattaaacaaaattgccaaaattacatatttatacgtatttgtttttaatatgcCCCTTGTATCAAATTTAAGTAATTTTCCAAACAACAAATGTTATTCCGTTaaattcttaaaaagaaataattattagataaatctATTCTCTTACGGAGTGGGTATCAAGGTTGAATAATGATTGAGTcatattcaaatttaaaattatcataCATTTGAGGTTAGTTATAGTTATATATGGAATATTCAATGTCACTCTTAAATactttcatgaaaaatttattattattagtttattacctatatcttatattaaacactatttattataaaaaactatgttattattatataactatatagtTTAATTACATTCGAATACACATGCTCAATAACACCTTATATCAGAAATTTGAGTGAATAATTCTTaatagagtatatatatatatatatttgagtatatctatatatttaagataaaaagagaattttatttaaatcaaatcgaaaaatttatatttgaattattatttctttaagatTGAAAATTTACGGAAAAGACTGCATTCTtgtcataaaattttttgtcgTAGACAAATCATTTGTACGCAAGCGTACTATGTGCatacaaaatttttcgaaGTTATATTTCCTGTTTTgcttttcaattataaaaataaaataaataattttaaataattgctattgaattaataataacaatgttctaaataatgtataaatacgatatgtatatatgtatatactaaacagtgaaacacacacatacatatatactaaaCAGTGAAAATCATATGTTCGtaattttaaaatgtatattcaaTAATGATATACATTGCAGTTTgcagtaaatatttattgtatttgcGCATTTCaacaatctttttaaaaaattaaaaaggcaTCCAACTTCATTGTGTgtcttttatcttatatttaatatgttacAAGCTCTACATTagatttgtatgtatatatatatatagatgagtctgtatatacataatatatacatatgtatatttaagtacacattttcatatatatatatatatgtatatacaggtttgtaacgtaatatttatatacactatatattttttctcgttgtatatttatattactacaaacataaaaaaaagtattttacaataaattccTAATAACTTTGGGATAAGCCTATAACTTCCTTAAAGAGAAGACAGCTATAACCAATTTTAGTAGAATGTTTTTTTGAATGCAACTATAATATTCTGTGTAGCAATCTTGAGGCAATCTcattataaatgttaaacCCTTCCCTACGAATAAACTTGTGTAAGATGATTCATTTCAGAAACATTTtaactaaaatattaaataaagttatatacattaatCATTGACTTGATTAATggtttttatataagaaactaattaaaataacaattcaagatttaatcataattttagTTAAAATTCACACTGAAATACTTTTCAAACTTATATGATTATGAGATCACCTCTTTAGGTTTTGTAATGACACTTcaagaatttaaaaatgaaggaaCAACAGATAGAACAAATTATGAAGCATAACaacataatagaaaattaaatgacgTTTGGTTGATCTGGAATAAGGGAAGCAAAAAACGAACTGAAAAATGTCCATGTGAAAGCAAGGGCACCaggtctttcttcttcgttttcctcaTTGGCATTTGTTCTAGCCTCTGGTTGTACAGTTGGAACTTGACCATTTTGTTGCACAGGGACAACTTCTGGAGCTGCTCCCTCATTTTGTAATACTTGATTGTTATTGTCTGGatgtacattattattttcaggtatatatataatgttttgtAATCTGAAAAATCCACTCTGGTACCTACGACAAAACATTCATTATTAGAAactagaaatttattatttgtcatagataatatataaaaaacttaCAAATATATCACAAAGCCCAAAAATGTAACAATGAGAAATCTGAGTGGAGATGAGTAAAAGTACACTATactaaaaagaataatgattcTGGAtagcatataaaaaaagtCTAGCCAATCTGGATTAAATGCACCATCCTCCCCAGCTATATTATTGCCTGCATTGATATCAGCTGCATCTTGTACTGCTGCTTGAGGTTGATCATCTccaacattattattattgttgttattattattcacatATGTATTTTGTGTAACTTCATTTGgattaatattcatttgcTGAACATGAGGAATAGTGCTTTGTAACTGGATTCCTTGTGCTGCCAttctacaaataaaaataattagaattataaatatatagtaatatagcataataaaacataaattgtGACATTACTTACAATTGCATGTACTGTGTAAAATAATGTGTGTAAGCTTGTTGCATCCAAGCTACTTGTTGACTATTTCGAGGATCAAAATATTGTTGCATAGAATACAATTGTGTTGGAGAAGATTGAGTCATAACGTTATTTGTGCTTTGATGTCGACtttgaatattattcaaaGTTCTGATATATTCAGCATCACTTCTTATGGTAgagtttatatttacattttcattaactTGCGTTTGATCAAATAAGTTATTGGCACAATTTTTTTGAGGAGTACATACTAAATGTATAGTATATGCTTGGTCCTCCAAGCCATCACAATGtcttaaaatatctttcaaacAAGAAGAATTGTTCAATAATTGACCagcataaattaatttctgatCTGCGCTTTCCTATAAGAAGTATATCagtttattatctatatatatatatatcctatataaataaattttatatataaaataaatattataaggtaatataaattaataaataaatatccttagaaaaaattattaacatttaataatgaaactaGCCGATTGATTGACTTTCACTAAGGTTTAAAAGATCTGTAACTTTCACAAGATTTCACATTatcaagtaaaaaataaaaatagtaaaaactCACTGGTTTGCTCGGATAAACTTCAGAAAGATATTCCTTTAGACGACCGATGCTCCACCCGATATCACAATTTATAAGTTGATCTTTAATTTGTTGATTGGgcgcttttattattaatttgacaGTATCACTTTCCATCATTATACAATGTTGGATTTCCCTAGTCACAATATCTGACCCAAGTCACCTGTCTGCACTTCGAGATATGAAAACAATGTTATCAAGAAGCGATGTTGCCGAGGCTATATCCGTCTTTGGATCCtttagaatttaattaaaatcgtaaaacCTGATTGATTCTTTAACTTCCATAAAGAATTTTCTAGAATTATTTAGCTTTTACTTTACATGAAATTTCACATTCAACGGGAATCAATTGATAATGTATTTATTCCGAGATAACGTATTTATGTGAATGTTAATAAATGGAATCACGATTTGGCGGTGTACCATTGGTCAAAGATTAcgtgttttatttatacattaataaaatcCCATTTTCAAGTGatcatttctaattttaaatttgaattaatatGATATGCCAAGTTTAGAATTTTTCAAGTATTTTCTTCATACGTTCATAaggaaaaactttttaattttataataaataatttataaataaatagaatttctaaattttacaGTTCAACTGatgtaacatttttaaacGTATCAGATTGTAGCTTTATTTAACgcattatattaattcaattgTAGGTCTTTGATTGGATGATTACaattgttctttcttcctattgGTTATAACACAAAATGTCGCATTAGATTTTTCAAGAATACGAGAAAATTGAGAATATGGAAACAGTACATAATATTAAACTAAAGAGCGCGGGAGCATAACTGTGTCAACGGTTTGGTGTTGCTGTTTAGTATTGTTGATTTTGAATTGTTTTTAAGTCAAATGTAATgaaatgtaggtatatatatatatattatatacatatatcgccTCGTGTAGGTATTTTCAGTGTCCTATAGAAAttgtaaattacaaaatatccataatatttgttttctctgaaataatgaaatatttacattgtgtatttaaatgatatgtaAGGTTTGTGGCTCAGAAACATGTCATTTCATAGAAGATTtgttcgattctttttatatttaccttatcatacaaatataaatttaattttcttattttctgtATCAGGGTACGTCCCAAGTCTAGAAAAAGTGGATCTGGACAATCCTCAGTAAGTGAAAGCattgttaattgttattattgtatctatttcatttttattgtaacaatTGTATAATCATTTCTATTGTAACATTTGTACAATCTTTTGCAATTTATAGATTCTTAAAGCAGCACTTCGACAACCATTACAACATGTAAGTTCTAATGGTTCCTTAAATCAAGAAAGTCCAGTTActtcgaaaataaaacgacGGGTTAGTTTTGCAGAAAAGAATCATGTAAAGTaagttgtattttttatatttgttaatgtaatttttaaaaaattattatttattcaatataatatgtctaaatatatattgatgtataattctttaaatagaGAGTTCGCTGATTCAGTAGAACAAGGAACCTTGTGGAACAATACATATGAAGAAtcatcaaataaaaatgtagggcaaattgatttaaataatcagAATCAGAATGAAATTgttactaataataatcattctaCAAGTAGCGGTATGATAGTAAGTGAAAGTACAAATCTAATGAATGATTCTTTAGAGTTAACAGAATGTCTAGTTACAATGGGTTctttaaaatcaatatatactGAAGAAACTCCATTAAACAAATCAATATCTTTAGTACATCAAAGTAAAAACAGTGATGATGGAAACTGTGCTCATAAGagtataaatgtttataataaaatatcaagtttatataatatggAAGGTCAGGACTTGAACAAAACTTGTATTCAAGATATATCTATGGAGGTCACAGAAATACCTTCTTTTATGAAGtctcaaaatattttatctattcagCATAAACAGGTatcagaagagaaagaaaacataccAATGTCTGATATTATCACAGAATCTAATGTTTCATCAATTTCaacaaatgaaaagaacaTAATGTCAAATAAaacacaatatttttctactgAAACATTAGAATTTACAGAATGCTTGCAATTTACAAAAGAACCGATTGATTTGCAAcacaaattttcaaaaataagtGCCCTTACAAATGACGAGAATGT
It includes:
- the LOC122627076 gene encoding atypical kinase COQ8B, mitochondrial isoform X1; protein product: MSRSWISDLVSVLKGSQKVTNEIIKYQEETIKSIILHCSLQTSVKSCLRDVGVKVNNIDPSKVPEQVVVELKNTLNRLNVVEKGMTQYIKTRTNEALNIADDDYKPTVHKTKLYVYDPAKDPKEMPIDEKNTSIKIDLKKTVSEDNLQNTFTANKKYATVKEKIETITKMENVVPKIELSRKEKEILHKLELEYEKAEKKQVSENVLSSQNVNDKTKVKENDVHVSKASTKPHIKPSVKPKQSLSANAKERTVPSTRLQRMFNFGTLGIGLGIGTIAEYTRRSLGLKEQKISETVDNMFLTKANAERIVTTLCKVRGAALKIGQILSIQDNTVISPELQQVFERVRQSADFMPKWQIEKVLSSELGYDWRNKLAKFEEKPFAAASIGQVHHATLLTGEDVAIKIQYPGVAAGIQSDIENLIGIMKVWNMFPEGMFIDNLVEVAQRELAWEVDYQREAECTKKYKELMSPYNDYYIPKVIDELSTNQVFTTELVDGIPVDKCAEMDLETREYICKLIMRLCLMELFVFRYMQTDPNWSNFFYNPETKQLVLLDFGACRSYEKAFMDKYIEVINAASLGDREKVLNLSRDMGFLTGYETKIMENAHVETVMILGQIFQSDQEYFDFGGQDVTKRIQALVPTILNHRLCPPPEEIYSLHRKLSGVFLLCAKLNVKMNCRNMFREVYNNYKFG
- the LOC122627091 gene encoding homocysteine-responsive endoplasmic reticulum-resident ubiquitin-like domain member 2 protein; this encodes MMESDTVKLIIKAPNQQIKDQLINCDIGWSIGRLKEYLSEVYPSKPESADQKLIYAGQLLNNSSCLKDILRHCDGLEDQAYTIHLVCTPQKNCANNLFDQTQVNENVNINSTIRSDAEYIRTLNNIQSRHQSTNNVMTQSSPTQLYSMQQYFDPRNSQQVAWMQQAYTHYFTQYMQLMAAQGIQLQSTIPHVQQMNINPNEVTQNTYVNNNNNNNNNVGDDQPQAAVQDAADINAGNNIAGEDGAFNPDWLDFFYMLSRIIILFSIVYFYSSPLRFLIVTFLGFVIYLYQSGFFRLQNIIYIPENNNVHPDNNNQVLQNEGAAPEVVPVQQNGQVPTVQPEARTNANEENEEERPGALAFTWTFFSSFFASLIPDQPNVI
- the LOC122627076 gene encoding atypical kinase COQ8B, mitochondrial isoform X2, with product MTQYIKTRTNEALNIADDDYKPTVHKTKLYVYDPAKDPKEMPIDEKNTSIKIDLKKTVSEDNLQNTFTANKKYATVKEKIETITKMENVVPKIELSRKEKEILHKLELEYEKAEKKQVSENVLSSQNVNDKTKVKENDVHVSKASTKPHIKPSVKPKQSLSANAKERTVPSTRLQRMFNFGTLGIGLGIGTIAEYTRRSLGLKEQKISETVDNMFLTKANAERIVTTLCKVRGAALKIGQILSIQDNTVISPELQQVFERVRQSADFMPKWQIEKVLSSELGYDWRNKLAKFEEKPFAAASIGQVHHATLLTGEDVAIKIQYPGVAAGIQSDIENLIGIMKVWNMFPEGMFIDNLVEVAQRELAWEVDYQREAECTKKYKELMSPYNDYYIPKVIDELSTNQVFTTELVDGIPVDKCAEMDLETREYICKLIMRLCLMELFVFRYMQTDPNWSNFFYNPETKQLVLLDFGACRSYEKAFMDKYIEVINAASLGDREKVLNLSRDMGFLTGYETKIMENAHVETVMILGQIFQSDQEYFDFGGQDVTKRIQALVPTILNHRLCPPPEEIYSLHRKLSGVFLLCAKLNVKMNCRNMFREVYNNYKFG
- the LOC122627095 gene encoding probable 18S rRNA (guanine-N(7))-methyltransferase; its protein translation is MSRRPEHLAPPEVFYNEEEARKYTQSSRIMDIQVQMCERAVELLLLSEDAPALLLDIGCGSGLSGSVLEDEGHTWIGIDISSAMLGVAQERETDGDLILGDMGQGMPFRAGSFDGAVSISALQWLCNADKATHNPNKRLYCFFSTLYSCLTRSARAVLQFYPENNEQIEIVMRQATKAGFFGGMVVDFPNSTKAKKFFLVLMTGGPAALPQALGTNEENSNIIYTSKREHIKKARGKPLKKSRDWIAEKKERRRKQGKLVCADSKYSGRRRSGRL